From one Rhodospirillaceae bacterium genomic stretch:
- a CDS encoding transcriptional regulator, translating into MKKSISRDSAQAAWGKRLPDWVLVLAEECDRTSQSRAAIRIGYTAGTINAVLKHSYKGDLGAVEQAARGSLMGATVECPVDGEITTDKCIANQRQKFTATSNRRIRLWRACRGGCTHSRIPGE; encoded by the coding sequence ATGAAAAAATCTATTTCCAGAGATAGCGCACAGGCCGCATGGGGCAAGCGGCTGCCGGACTGGGTCTTGGTTCTGGCAGAAGAATGTGATCGCACCAGCCAGAGCCGCGCGGCAATCCGGATTGGCTACACGGCAGGCACAATTAATGCGGTCCTCAAACACTCATACAAAGGCGATTTAGGGGCCGTTGAACAGGCGGCGCGCGGCAGCCTGATGGGCGCGACGGTGGAATGCCCCGTCGATGGCGAAATTACCACGGACAAATGCATCGCCAATCAGCGGCAGAAATTTACGGCCACGTCCAATCGGCGCATCCGCCTGTGGCGCGCGTGCCGGGGTGGCTGCACCCATTCACGAATCCCAGGAGAGTGA